GTATCTACTTCAATAGTTATAACACGTTCCCGAATTAGTAAACTTGCTCCTTAcgtttttttaattttctctttAACCTATTGAGAAGTCTTAACCGTTCTGCCATTGTGATTGGATTAAAATTATCCCATCGAATAGCATTATTAGCATAATAATTAACATCTAAAAAACTGCTAAATTAAAATATCACAAGAACCATGCCGATTTAATTAAAACaaagtaaaaactaaaaaaagatTCTTTATATTTAAATATTGAACGAAAAGAGGAAAACTTACAAGCGTCCTCCAAAATTTAGGTCGTTGCATGATTCGAGGGGAGTTGGGAAACAAGATACGTAATTTTTAAAGGTAAATAAATACCATTGCATGGGGAATGGACCGAGAATGTtacattttatttttcttaaaataacATAACAATCGTAATAAATGACAAAATGAAATCTCCTCGTCCGAACCACATCCATCCAAAGCACGTTTTACTACTCAAAACAAATAGTAAAGGCTAAAGGGTATTCCCTTACACCATCCTTAGGTAGAAAAGTACCAAAAAAGAGtaagaaaaagaaacaagaaataaCTCTAATTTGGCTTATTTTTGTCAACACTACTATCAGCATCCCCATAATTAGGAATGAAGCTTCTCCACCAGGTGTTTTGCCAGAGATTAATTATTTTGCTATAGATGAATTGCCCAACTCCATTATTTCCATTTTCCTTTGAAGCATTTCTTCTTTCCACTGTTTGTACTGTTTTCTGCAAAAACAAGAATTTATAAACTATGGgaaattgaaaaatatagtagAACCAATAACCTATGTAGTTCGAACTTTTTCAAAATATTATATCATTCATGTCGGATCCTCAAATTTTGAAGGATTCAAAACATACCCGACAACAGTTTTGAAAAATTCGAGCAACATGGTCAATTAATCCCGTCAGGGGATGATTAAATATAATATGCATACATTGCTAGGAGTGAATCTGAGTCCAACTTTTATCTGCCCTTTGTATGTGTCATCTTCAAGCACCACATTGTGAGCAACTGGTGTCACTTCCATGAATCCCTTTTCATTCCCCTCAGTAATTATTCCTTTAAGATAAATTCTGACTCAAATGAATCAGAAaccgaaaaaattaaaataaaaaaagtttCAATTAAATAGCTAGGGAGTAGTATAatataataagaaaaataaagagtAAGGATAAGTTGCTGTAGAATTGGTTCAGGtgaaaatagaaaatattttaagctTGTAAATTGTGTAAAATATTTACAAGCAGCTTTAAAGAACATAAGgcatcttttttcttttatttttatgtatttgatatCTAAAATACACTAGCCTGATTAATCAAGATTCACATAATGAGTTTATTAATAAAGTAAAATGCTTCATCTAGATTATATGGATGAAGGAATTTCAACTATATAAAGTAAAAGAACTTTAGTATTtcatagaaggaaaaaaaaaaaggaaagataaGAAGAGGGCAAgtaagattttttttatttttttatttttttttttgttgctaatAAGAGGGCAAGTAAGTTATTACGTGGTTTCACCAACAAATCCACCGGCTGTGAAACATTCCTCGTCCATAATTTTTAGTTTAAGGTAGTACCATAATTCTAACTTGGAAGTTGgcaatt
The DNA window shown above is from Nicotiana tomentosiformis chromosome 8, ASM39032v3, whole genome shotgun sequence and carries:
- the LOC104109603 gene encoding elicitor-responsive protein 3, with product MKGGLLEVFVVSARGIRPSNIIGKPSYYVIVECGSQSYRTKISSGNPKEILWNEKFKFELPTSKLELWYYLKLKIMDEECFTAGGFVGETTIYLKGIITEGNEKGFMEVTPVAHNVVLEDDTYKGQIKVGLRFTPSNKTVQTVERRNASKENGNNGVGQFIYSKIINLWQNTWWRSFIPNYGDADSSVDKNKPN